aaacccACAgaatcaatttattttttataaaaattacgTGAGTACTTATAACATATTCTTTCCTATTTTGTCTCTATGTATAACTCCTTCCCTCCCTTAACTTCCCTTATCACCTTACTTATACTGTGGGGCCCCTCCTCTGCTTATTTATACCAACTGTAAGATTTGCCACAACATTCACTCCTCCATACAAAAGCCTACAACCTTTTAtttcccccctcccctctctctctctctctctctctctctctctctctctctctctctctcctccatacGAAAGCCTACAACCTTTTAtttcccccctcccctctctctctctctctctctctctcttcattacTTTCCGTAACTTAAACCACATTCTTCAATACACCAACAGtttcttttccctctctctctctctgtatctctctctctcctcagacATTTATTCATGGCTCTCTTTCTCTGTCTTCTTCTCATTTTCATATTCCCTTCAAGCAAAGCTCAGGGGCCACCTTCACCAGGCTACTGGCCTAGTTCGAGAGTTGGTTCGATAGGGTTTGaccaaggtttcaaaaatctttGGGGTCCAGAGAACCAAAATGTTGACCAGGGCTCACTCACAATTTGGCTTGATAAAAACTCAGGTCTTATATATTCATCGATGTGTTCATAGTTAGCATTTTCTTTCACCactcttttttggaaaaatgatatTCTCATAGAATTGGGGAACTAATTTTCAACTTTGTACAGACACACTAAACTAACAATTTTATCCAACGGGCTCTTGTCCCAGTTGGTAACTCTTGTCCCCATGTGGGAGGCCAGAGTTCGAACTCCGTTGTGAACATTTAGAATTCAGGATTATAGATAGTCAATGAAATCTCATGCAGACTAACCTACTAACAACCCGTTAGtttatacaatattggcacacACAAAAAAGTAACAATTTTAACTAAGGTAGATTTGTATATGAAAGTATTCATTTCATTTGGTACTAAAGCATATTAGAATTTGCATAAACGACAAGTTAGTTTTGTAACTTTAGATAATAACAACCAAGgaacaaaaaatagtttatcAAGAAATGGTAGggcaaaaattaactttttggtttttcacaCAAAAATTCTTTGATAAAAAATGATGTGACAAAGACATTTCAGAAACTATAAACTTCTTTAATGGGCATTTTTGCTTTAAAATGACAAAATCAGACAATCAGAGCTTGCTAGCTAGTTGCCATATCATTCTACAGTGCTgctagatttttatttttgtacacAAGTTggtactcctttttttttttcattcggaTGTACAAattaatataaatatataacattattttTCCGTACCTCTATTTTCAAATATAGGAAGTGGGTTCAAATCATATGATCCCTATCAATCTGGATATTTTGGTGCTGCTGTCAAGCTTCATCCTGGCTACACTGCTGGAGTGATCACATGCTTATatgtgagtctctctctctctccacttattttACGTTATTAATAGTTGGTTTAAAATGCTGATAACAATGGCAGCTCTCAAACAATGAAGCCCACCCGGGACACCACGACGAAGTTGATATCGAGTTTCTGGGAACGACGCCGGACAAGCCATACGTTTTGCAGACAAACGTGTATATTCAAGGAAGCGGAGACGGGCATCTCATAGGGAGAGAGATGAAGTTCCATCTCTGGTTCGATCCGACGCAAGACTTCCACAACTATGTCATTCTATGGAATCCCAGTGAGATCATGTTAGTACCGTTTTCATACATTATATCATTCTTCAAACAAATATACCGCTATTAATCAAAAGGTTTTCATACATTATATATAACTTTTAGCGTAATGCTAGCGATGGAAAATACATGCACGCGGACTTGGGGCGCAGATATATTTCGAACACACATTAGATTTGTCTGGTATCATATCCAATGCACGCACGCAGGCTCACCAAAATAGAATAAGGGCTCCGTGTGCATTGGACAATTACAGACTCGTGTGTATACGGATCTATATACACAAATTTGCGTTCGTAGCATTGCTCGATGTGAAAGCAACCTGAATTGACCAAAGCAACTTCCTTTTCGAGAAAAATACTGATCCCCACCCGTAAAACAAGAGCGTGATGTCAACTATTTCgactgaaaattttcttttcaattgcaATTTTGGTTGGCGTACTACATGACACTCGAGGGTAAATAAAGTATCTAAATTTGACCGACAGATTTAATCAATTTGTGTATTTAATTATTTTCCATTGTGTCAATGCATGGGGTCATGCATATTAGTCCATCAATCAATTCTATTTGATTTATAAGTATCTTATAGGTGTATATTACTCAAAGGTTGGTGGGTCACGGACCCCATATTGTCCCATCCCTAGCCAGAGGCTAAAAAAAATCTGCAGCAAGCCATACTGAAGCTGGCCTGGATATTCAATTCTAGGAAAAAGAAGTTAAACTGaaatagaaagagaagaaggattgttttggtcttttgtctatatttaatttttagttttgcattaaaAATTTTGGTTGATTATCAATTCGTCTTCTCGAGGGGAATGGAAAAAGTGataaattatgattgaaactcaaaaaatttaataaaataaaataaaaaattataagccaaaaaggaagattttttttacttttttttttctttattcaaaaattttttGAGTTAGAATCATAATTTTTACCTTTTTGAACGTCgaaacaaaccaataatctataaaCATTTGattcaaaactaacaaattcgtatttttttggaataaaagacaaaaaaaggaaagcaTTTTTGCCAAAACATCCCTGAATCTATTGCTTCTACGACAACATTGGGAACACTTTCaagaaaataagatttttggtATAGTATTAATTATGCATGTTAGTTAATGATTGAGCATTACAAATCACGGGTGGCAACATGTCAAAGTAAGTGGATTAGATATTGGTCACATGCATtcagataaataaataaataaaagatattggTCACATTAATTGTCATTGAAATGTTATGGTATTTATGGCATCCCATGTAATAACatgtactccctccattccattttgtttttttacgttttttttttgagctgtCCTAAATTCTTtgcaaattttcaaatttagaaACCATCAAAAGGCTAAAATTCCAATTCTACCCATTTTGTTTTGAGGTGAAGGAAATACTAAGTTCAACGCAAAACCAAGCAAAAGAGTATTTGAACCCAAAAACTTTTTACTAGTCATTAAACCAATCGGGACGGAGTGAGTataattttattcaataaagttgGTTTCAGGTACGTGACATGACCAGCTTGCCCTGGTTGTTTATTTTCCTCTTGTGGAAATTAATTGATGTGCCCTTTTGATGTGTTGTTGATTTTCCAGATTCTATGTGGATGATGTCCCAATTAGGAGGTATCCAAGAAAAAGCGATGCCACATTTCCGTTAAGGCCCATGTGGGTCTATGGTTCGATATGGGATGCCTCGTCCTGGGCCACCGAGGGTGGAAAGTACAAGGCCGACTACGAATACCAACCGTTTATCGGTCGGTACAGGGACTTCAAACTCGGCGGATGCAAAGCGTCGTCCGGGCCAACCTCATGCGGCCCGCCGTGGAGTCAACCGTCAGGCCCCCGTGGGCTTAGCTCGCAGCAGTACGCGGCCATGGATTGGGTACAGAGGAACTACAAGGTGTACGATTATTGCAGCGATCCAAGCAGAGACCATACCCTCATTCCTGAGTGCTAGGGTTTGGTCTCAAGAGACTGTCGCGAAATTCATGagtgaaaaaataatatttggatTGTCATTCAACGCGAATCTGGGTGAATTGTTACGAGCTACCAATTGGTTAATGTTGTAGGGGGTATTGAGATGGGGGACCCTCTTGTCGAAAAATAGATGCAAGAGTGGTTTAGAGTCCAAGCCTCCAAGATGTGGAAGATTTCTATAAATGTGTGTTTATTGTTTCTTAGTGTAATAGTTAGTAAAATGTATTGGTTTAGAGTCCAAGCCTCCAAGATGTGGAAGATTTatataattatgtttttatttttctgagaAATAGTTAGAAAATATGTATGGTGCCATGCACTATAAATATGGGAGATAGAGAAagggagaaaaggaaaatggaaagatGGGAAAGACATTAATGGGGTCTTGAGTGTTTGGTTAGAACACTGATAGATGAGACTGTTGTAAGTGTATCTCCTTTTCTTGGCTgtcaatatttttattaaagAATAAAAGGGAAATTAGCCACCCAAAAGTTTACTATATTATACTCTTGTCAGTCTTGTGAAAGTTATTGCACTTCTATTTGCTTTTGCTCATTAATTACCAGGATCATTGATTCTTATGCTATCAGAAGTTTACTGGACTTTCATTAAGTTAAACAAAATGACATAAGAATACAAATTTAATTTGATACATTTTTCTATACGCTTTTCAGTTTTTACACATTTTAATCTATTTTTTCAACCTTGACAAAAGCCAATCGGGATCTTTTAGCATTTTCCTAAAATATATTCGGTGATCTATGGCACTATCACATGGTGTCAACGCCCTTT
The sequence above is a segment of the Rhododendron vialii isolate Sample 1 chromosome 13a, ASM3025357v1 genome. Coding sequences within it:
- the LOC131314963 gene encoding probable xyloglucan endotransglucosylase/hydrolase protein 32; the protein is MALFLCLLLIFIFPSSKAQGPPSPGYWPSSRVGSIGFDQGFKNLWGPENQNVDQGSLTIWLDKNSGSGFKSYDPYQSGYFGAAVKLHPGYTAGVITCLYLSNNEAHPGHHDEVDIEFLGTTPDKPYVLQTNVYIQGSGDGHLIGREMKFHLWFDPTQDFHNYVILWNPSEIIFYVDDVPIRRYPRKSDATFPLRPMWVYGSIWDASSWATEGGKYKADYEYQPFIGRYRDFKLGGCKASSGPTSCGPPWSQPSGPRGLSSQQYAAMDWVQRNYKVYDYCSDPSRDHTLIPEC